A section of the Saccharopolyspora gregorii genome encodes:
- a CDS encoding ArsR/SmtB family transcription factor: MARNPDHPDLRDVRLDRIFAALGDQARLRIVAVLADRAEHQREDFAVEVGPSTLSHHMKVLREAGLVRCRFEGTRCFVSLRADVLQRYDLALDGVLRSLEEEPA; encoded by the coding sequence ATGGCGCGCAATCCCGACCATCCGGACCTGCGGGACGTCCGGCTCGACCGGATCTTCGCCGCGCTCGGCGACCAGGCGCGGCTGCGGATCGTCGCGGTGCTCGCCGACCGCGCCGAGCACCAGCGGGAGGACTTCGCGGTGGAGGTCGGGCCCTCGACGCTCAGCCACCACATGAAGGTGCTGCGGGAGGCGGGCCTGGTGCGCTGCCGGTTCGAAGGCACCCGCTGCTTCGTGTCGCTGCGCGCCGACGTGCTCCAGCGCTACGACCTCGCGCTCGACGGGGTGCTGCGCTCGCTGGAAGAAGAACCGGCCTGA
- a CDS encoding DUF397 domain-containing protein: MPENWRKSSYSGGNNCVEIGRIGGRAAIRDTKAPDSARLTTTDTQWTDFLTAIKHGRFDG; this comes from the coding sequence ATGCCGGAGAACTGGCGGAAGTCGAGTTACAGCGGTGGGAACAACTGCGTCGAGATCGGCCGGATCGGCGGTCGCGCCGCGATACGCGACACGAAGGCCCCGGATTCCGCTCGATTAACGACCACCGACACCCAGTGGACCGATTTCCTCACCGCGATCAAGCACGGCCGGTTCGACGGCTGA
- a CDS encoding helix-turn-helix domain-containing protein: MASSADTPRARALGVELWQARRATGMTSRDLAELVGRSNSHVSRWENGKLTPSEADTATILAVLGVTGTERDRILELARDALEPNWVAPGTDKQLAALTEYERTSTQIINVEPLMIPGLLQTYDYARHIIAEFGASSRSEAEQRAQQRIGRQHVLTGQHPKRLHAIIGEAGLRYPACPPDLMREQLHELTWAGQRDNVEIQVLPLDRPCGPALSGSWALIEFAQAKPVVQLEHFDTSTTITDVKAVKTYRAAVETLRKTALSPADSADLIAALS, translated from the coding sequence ATGGCGAGCAGCGCAGACACCCCACGGGCTCGCGCGCTTGGCGTCGAGCTGTGGCAAGCCAGGCGGGCCACCGGGATGACCTCCCGAGACCTGGCCGAGCTGGTGGGACGCAGCAACTCGCACGTTTCCCGTTGGGAGAACGGCAAACTCACTCCCAGCGAAGCCGATACCGCGACCATCCTCGCCGTTCTCGGCGTCACCGGAACCGAGCGAGACCGCATCCTCGAACTCGCTCGCGACGCGCTCGAACCGAACTGGGTCGCGCCCGGCACCGACAAGCAGCTAGCCGCTCTGACCGAATACGAACGGACCTCGACGCAAATCATCAACGTGGAACCGCTGATGATTCCGGGCCTGTTGCAGACCTACGACTACGCGCGGCACATCATCGCCGAGTTCGGGGCGTCCAGCCGCAGCGAAGCCGAACAACGCGCCCAGCAACGCATCGGCCGTCAGCACGTGCTCACCGGACAACATCCGAAGCGGCTCCACGCGATCATCGGCGAAGCGGGGCTCCGCTACCCCGCCTGTCCGCCGGACCTCATGCGCGAACAACTCCACGAACTCACTTGGGCGGGCCAGCGCGACAACGTGGAGATCCAGGTCCTCCCGCTCGACCGACCGTGCGGGCCGGCGCTGAGCGGTTCTTGGGCCTTGATCGAATTCGCGCAGGCCAAGCCGGTGGTGCAGCTCGAACACTTCGACACCTCCACGACCATCACGGACGTGAAGGCGGTCAAGACCTATCGCGCAGCGGTCGAGACCTTGCGCAAAACGGCGCTGAGCCCAGCCGATTCCGCGGATCTGATCGCCGCGTTGTCATGA
- a CDS encoding DUF5996 family protein → MTGLREATTWPALRVEDWTGTRDTLHLWTQVVGKVRLALAPMVNHWWQSALYVSARGLTTSAVPHGGALFDAEFDFCAQVLRIRTADDERIVRLEPKSVAAFHREVMGALDDLGLRTGIHAAPNEVRHAIPFQQDTEHATYEPASAHLWWRQLVAAHRVFQEFRAEFLGKASPVHYFWGAMDLAVTRFSGRPAPPHPGGAPNCPDEVMVEGYSHELSSCGFWPGGDGEGLFYSYAYPEPAGFRGHPVPPEAASYRADLGEFVLDYADVRAAADPDRTLLDFLRGSYEAAARAGDWDRPLLETAPRARLR, encoded by the coding sequence ATGACGGGATTGCGGGAGGCCACGACCTGGCCCGCGCTGCGGGTCGAGGACTGGACGGGCACGCGGGACACGCTGCACCTGTGGACGCAGGTCGTTGGCAAGGTGCGGCTCGCGCTGGCGCCGATGGTCAACCACTGGTGGCAGTCCGCGCTGTACGTCTCGGCGCGCGGCCTCACCACCTCCGCCGTCCCGCACGGCGGAGCGCTCTTCGACGCCGAATTCGACTTCTGCGCGCAGGTGCTGCGGATCCGCACCGCCGACGACGAGCGGATCGTCCGGCTCGAACCGAAGTCGGTGGCCGCGTTCCACCGGGAGGTGATGGGCGCGCTCGACGACCTCGGGCTGCGCACCGGCATCCACGCGGCGCCGAACGAGGTGCGCCACGCCATCCCGTTCCAGCAGGACACCGAGCACGCCACCTACGAGCCGGCCAGCGCGCACCTGTGGTGGCGCCAGCTGGTCGCCGCGCACCGCGTGTTCCAGGAGTTCCGCGCGGAATTCCTCGGCAAGGCCAGCCCGGTGCACTACTTCTGGGGCGCGATGGACCTCGCCGTCACCCGGTTCTCCGGCAGGCCTGCGCCGCCGCACCCCGGCGGGGCGCCGAACTGCCCGGACGAGGTGATGGTGGAGGGCTACTCGCACGAGCTCAGCAGCTGCGGGTTCTGGCCCGGCGGTGACGGCGAAGGGTTGTTCTACTCCTACGCCTACCCGGAACCGGCCGGATTCCGGGGCCACCCGGTGCCGCCCGAGGCGGCGTCCTACCGGGCGGACCTCGGCGAGTTCGTGCTCGACTACGCCGACGTGCGCGCCGCGGCGGACCCGGACCGCACGCTGCTCGACTTCCTGCGCGGCAGTTACGAAGCCGCCGCGCGCGCGGGCGACTGGGACCGCCCACTCCTGGAGACCGCGCCCCGCGCCCGCCTCAGGTGA
- a CDS encoding TetR/AcrR family transcriptional regulator C-terminal domain-containing protein, which yields MTTTGPKGRRGRPPRGSATLSRERVVEAALALVDEEGLDQISMRKIAQRLRVDPMSLYNHVADKDDVLDGIAEALLAGIPAPPADGSPRERMEAVARGFRTAMLAHPKAAPTVLTRQLASPAGLAPLAAAVAPLLDAGCPPREAVHALRAALGFLVGSLLREVNAGPSFGTDPAAGGQRRRTLESAELPSLTAIAPHLAVCDHEAEFEYGLDLVLTAVERKLPG from the coding sequence GTGACCACGACCGGACCGAAGGGCCGCCGCGGCAGACCGCCCCGCGGCAGCGCGACGCTGTCCCGCGAGCGCGTCGTCGAGGCGGCGCTGGCGCTCGTCGACGAGGAGGGCCTCGACCAGATCAGCATGCGCAAGATCGCGCAGCGGCTGCGCGTCGACCCGATGAGCCTCTACAACCACGTCGCCGACAAGGACGACGTGCTGGACGGCATCGCGGAGGCGCTGCTCGCCGGCATCCCCGCGCCGCCCGCCGACGGCAGCCCGCGGGAGCGGATGGAGGCGGTGGCGCGCGGTTTCCGCACCGCGATGCTGGCGCACCCGAAGGCCGCGCCGACCGTGCTGACCCGGCAGCTCGCCTCACCTGCCGGGCTGGCCCCGCTGGCCGCGGCCGTCGCGCCCCTGCTGGACGCGGGCTGTCCGCCGCGGGAGGCGGTGCACGCGCTGCGCGCCGCGCTCGGCTTCCTGGTCGGCAGCCTGCTGCGCGAGGTGAACGCGGGGCCGTCTTTCGGCACCGATCCGGCGGCGGGCGGGCAGCGCAGGCGGACCCTGGAATCCGCGGAACTGCCGTCGCTGACGGCCATCGCCCCGCACCTCGCGGTGTGCGACCACGAAGCGGAGTTCGAGTACGGCCTGGACCTCGTCCTCACCGCCGTCGAGCGGAAGCTGCCCGGGTGA
- a CDS encoding SCP2 sterol-binding domain-containing protein yields MMSTLDVINKLPAAFDREAADGIAGTIQLNISTPVHVTVADGELRVTEGTADDPDATLTSSDEDLLAILRGEADGVASFLAGKLQVEGDLQLAKEFPGLLDPAALA; encoded by the coding sequence ATGATGTCGACGCTCGACGTCATCAACAAGCTGCCCGCCGCCTTCGACCGCGAAGCCGCCGACGGGATCGCAGGCACCATCCAGCTCAACATCTCGACCCCCGTGCACGTGACCGTCGCCGACGGCGAACTCCGCGTCACCGAAGGCACCGCCGACGATCCCGACGCCACGCTCACCAGCTCCGACGAGGACCTGCTGGCGATCCTGCGCGGCGAAGCCGACGGCGTCGCCTCCTTCCTCGCCGGCAAGCTCCAGGTCGAAGGGGACCTGCAGCTCGCCAAGGAGTTCCCCGGCCTGCTCGACCCGGCCGCGCTCGCATGA
- a CDS encoding VOC family protein, producing the protein MSRLFGEIAQNGYVVRDLDTAIANWVEVLEVGPWFYFEGLSFEDFRYRGEPSEARVDLALANSGDLQIELIQPADDSPSMYRDFLAAGNEGLQHVCYWTTEYQRLYDTALARGYTVGQEGAVGGAQGRFAYLETGFHPGTVVEISDVSGPKRSVFDFIRKTAAEWDGSKPIRRM; encoded by the coding sequence ATGAGCCGGTTGTTCGGCGAGATCGCGCAGAACGGCTACGTCGTGCGCGACCTCGACACCGCCATCGCGAACTGGGTCGAGGTGCTGGAAGTCGGACCCTGGTTCTACTTCGAAGGTCTGAGCTTCGAGGACTTCCGCTACCGCGGCGAGCCGTCCGAAGCGCGCGTGGACCTCGCCCTCGCGAACTCCGGCGACCTGCAGATCGAGCTGATCCAGCCCGCCGACGATTCCCCGTCCATGTACCGGGACTTCCTCGCCGCCGGGAACGAAGGGCTCCAGCACGTCTGCTACTGGACCACCGAGTACCAGCGGCTCTACGACACCGCCCTCGCCCGCGGCTACACCGTCGGGCAGGAAGGCGCGGTCGGTGGCGCCCAAGGCCGCTTCGCCTACCTGGAAACCGGATTCCACCCCGGCACCGTCGTCGAGATCTCCGACGTCAGCGGCCCCAAGCGGTCGGTGTTCGACTTCATCCGCAAGACCGCCGCCGAGTGGGACGGCAGCAAGCCGATCCGCCGGATGTGA
- a CDS encoding carboxymuconolactone decarboxylase family protein, translated as MSIPLPADDELSDKNRRLLRGLPDANIFRMVANAPNSLKPFLDLAGSLLMQSEFDKRAREIAVLRIATITGSHYEWAQHVRIAKLVGVTDDEIERVGVDGPVSGFDASTRLVIDAAEDLTRNVRLDDRLLEALLAEHGTRRTTEFILCCSYFNMVSRFLESTRVPLEAAPLI; from the coding sequence GTGAGCATCCCGCTGCCCGCCGACGACGAACTCTCCGACAAGAACCGCAGGCTGCTGCGCGGACTCCCGGACGCCAACATCTTCCGGATGGTCGCCAACGCGCCGAACAGCCTCAAACCGTTTTTGGACCTGGCCGGCTCGCTGCTCATGCAGTCCGAGTTCGACAAACGCGCCAGGGAGATCGCCGTCCTGCGCATCGCGACCATCACCGGATCGCACTACGAGTGGGCGCAGCACGTCCGCATCGCCAAGCTCGTCGGCGTCACCGACGACGAGATCGAGCGCGTCGGGGTCGACGGCCCGGTCAGCGGATTCGACGCGAGCACCCGGCTGGTCATCGATGCCGCCGAGGACCTCACCCGCAACGTCCGCCTGGACGACCGGCTGCTCGAAGCGCTGCTCGCCGAGCACGGCACGCGGCGCACCACCGAGTTCATCCTGTGCTGCAGCTACTTCAACATGGTCAGCAGGTTCCTGGAGTCCACCCGGGTCCCGCTGGAAGCAGCGCCGCTGATCTGA
- a CDS encoding iron-siderophore ABC transporter substrate-binding protein — translation MTSADRTHPRVEPFGGTRLGRRGFLAGATGLLAAGLAACAGGSPAPSGQAAGPGFPVRIPNKFGTAEIPAAPGKVVSLGITDHDVLLPLGVVPVGLTAWGPWESGVGPWVEPMLGQAKPKQLGSDVDVEAVIALMPDVVLGVQSALTQDQFNRLNAFKPVVAQPPGTIDYGVDWRLQAETIGRALGEEDAANRLIAETQARIEQVRADNPKFEGRTHVTVRTDSAGNYAAYTKQDARTALLEQLGLKLAPSIEGMDSGGKFNVKVSKEQVSLLDADVVIVTTAKPTDVAAVRADPLLNNLPAAKRGALVVLDDYDLTMALGSATVSSIPFTLDNLVPKIDEALAKA, via the coding sequence ATGACCTCTGCTGACCGAACACACCCGCGGGTCGAGCCCTTCGGCGGGACCCGCCTGGGCAGGCGCGGTTTCCTGGCCGGTGCGACCGGCCTGCTCGCCGCGGGTCTGGCGGCCTGCGCGGGTGGTTCGCCCGCGCCGTCGGGCCAGGCGGCGGGCCCCGGTTTCCCGGTGCGGATCCCGAACAAGTTCGGCACCGCCGAGATCCCCGCGGCTCCGGGCAAGGTCGTCTCGCTGGGCATCACCGATCACGACGTGCTGCTGCCGCTGGGCGTGGTGCCGGTCGGGCTCACCGCCTGGGGCCCGTGGGAGTCCGGGGTCGGCCCGTGGGTGGAGCCGATGCTGGGGCAGGCGAAGCCGAAGCAGCTGGGCAGCGACGTGGACGTCGAGGCGGTGATCGCGCTGATGCCGGACGTGGTCCTCGGCGTGCAGAGCGCGTTGACGCAGGACCAGTTCAACCGGCTGAACGCGTTCAAGCCGGTGGTGGCGCAGCCGCCGGGCACCATCGACTACGGCGTGGACTGGCGGCTGCAAGCCGAGACGATCGGCCGCGCGCTGGGCGAGGAGGACGCGGCGAACCGGCTGATCGCCGAGACCCAGGCCCGCATCGAGCAGGTCCGCGCGGACAACCCGAAGTTCGAGGGCCGCACGCACGTCACGGTGCGCACCGATTCGGCGGGCAACTACGCGGCCTACACGAAACAGGACGCGCGGACCGCGCTGCTGGAGCAGCTGGGCTTGAAGCTCGCCCCGTCCATCGAGGGCATGGACAGCGGCGGCAAGTTCAACGTGAAGGTCAGCAAGGAGCAGGTGTCGCTGCTGGACGCCGACGTCGTCATCGTCACCACGGCGAAGCCGACGGACGTGGCGGCGGTGCGCGCGGATCCGCTGCTGAACAACCTGCCCGCGGCCAAGCGCGGCGCGCTGGTGGTGCTCGACGACTACGACCTGACGATGGCGCTGGGTTCGGCGACGGTGTCGAGCATCCCGTTCACCTTGGACAACCTGGTGCCGAAGATCGACGAGGCGCTGGCGAAGGCGTGA
- a CDS encoding YihY/virulence factor BrkB family protein has protein sequence MLTPQRTLVDRIWHGQPRNRQLRGLWRLTKKTIGASARHRLTGLAGEAAFFTLISMPPVLLGLVGTLGYLAGVLGGETITAVRNALVSGAATVLSPQAIDELLQPVLDEVLSSGRAGVISIGFVLALWSGSAALNVFIDTISVVYGLAGQRNVVRQRLMSVLLYTVALFGGIVLLPLLAVGPSVIADWFPQASVVVYALYWPVIVIGSIASLCTLYSLSLPLRAPWLEHLPGAALALLVWLGGSLALRIYLDVTIEHSPVYGALAAPMGVLLWLYVTAFAVLLGGTVNAELDSVQPSRRTARLRRELVGPE, from the coding sequence GTGCTGACACCGCAGCGAACGCTCGTGGACCGGATCTGGCACGGGCAGCCGCGCAACCGGCAGCTGCGCGGCCTGTGGCGGCTCACGAAGAAGACCATCGGCGCCAGCGCGCGGCACCGGCTGACCGGGCTGGCCGGGGAGGCGGCGTTCTTCACGCTGATCTCGATGCCACCGGTGCTGCTGGGCCTGGTCGGCACGCTCGGCTACCTGGCGGGCGTGCTCGGCGGGGAGACGATCACCGCGGTCCGGAACGCGTTGGTGTCCGGGGCGGCAACGGTGCTGTCCCCGCAGGCCATCGACGAGCTGCTGCAGCCGGTGCTGGACGAGGTGCTCAGCTCCGGCCGGGCCGGGGTGATCTCGATCGGTTTCGTGCTGGCGCTGTGGTCGGGTTCGGCGGCGCTGAACGTCTTCATCGACACGATCTCGGTGGTGTACGGCCTGGCCGGCCAGCGGAACGTGGTGCGGCAGCGGTTGATGTCGGTGCTGCTGTACACGGTGGCGCTGTTCGGCGGGATCGTGCTGCTGCCGCTGCTGGCGGTGGGCCCGTCGGTGATCGCGGACTGGTTCCCGCAGGCGTCGGTGGTGGTGTACGCGCTGTACTGGCCGGTGATCGTGATCGGGTCGATCGCCTCGCTGTGCACGTTGTACTCGTTGTCGCTGCCGCTGCGGGCGCCGTGGCTGGAGCACCTGCCAGGGGCGGCGCTGGCCCTGCTGGTGTGGCTCGGGGGCAGCCTGGCGCTGCGGATCTACCTGGACGTGACGATCGAGCACTCCCCCGTCTACGGTGCGCTGGCGGCGCCGATGGGCGTGCTGCTGTGGCTGTACGTGACGGCGTTCGCGGTGCTGCTCGGCGGCACGGTGAACGCGGAGCTGGACAGCGTGCAGCCGTCGCGCCGCACCGCCCGGTTGCGCCGGGAGCTGGTCGGTCCGGAGTGA
- a CDS encoding EI24 domain-containing protein, with the protein MKNLIAGARALGTGFGLIVRSPRLLLIGAIPALLSAVLLLGSLGALLYFSSDLVTALTPFADGWTDWLRQAFRVVLGVALVGAAALLGSISFIALTLLIGGPFYEHIAEQAEQRLGLDTADDGAGFARQLGRGVRDAVKLVLVALAGAVVLFALGFVPVLGQTVVPVLGAVFGAWVVALEMVGLVFARRGLTVRDRHRSLAANKASTLGFGLPTYLLCLVPVLQLVIIPAAVVGGTLLAHRQLDGTEGTGTSPERPTVRE; encoded by the coding sequence ATGAAGAACCTCATCGCCGGGGCCCGCGCACTGGGCACCGGATTCGGCCTGATCGTGCGGTCCCCGCGGCTGCTGCTGATCGGCGCGATCCCCGCACTGCTGAGCGCGGTGCTGCTGCTCGGATCGCTCGGCGCGCTGCTGTACTTCAGCTCGGACCTGGTGACCGCGCTGACCCCGTTCGCCGACGGCTGGACCGACTGGCTGCGCCAGGCGTTCCGCGTGGTGCTGGGCGTGGCGCTGGTCGGTGCGGCCGCGCTGCTCGGCTCGATCTCGTTCATCGCGCTGACCCTGCTGATCGGCGGACCGTTCTACGAGCACATCGCGGAACAGGCCGAACAGCGGCTCGGGCTCGACACCGCCGACGACGGTGCCGGGTTCGCCCGGCAGCTCGGCCGCGGGGTGCGGGACGCGGTGAAGCTGGTGCTGGTGGCGCTGGCCGGCGCGGTCGTGCTGTTCGCGCTGGGCTTCGTGCCGGTGCTCGGGCAGACGGTGGTGCCGGTGCTGGGAGCCGTGTTCGGCGCCTGGGTGGTGGCGCTGGAGATGGTCGGCCTGGTGTTCGCGCGCCGCGGCCTCACCGTGCGGGACCGGCACCGCTCGCTGGCGGCGAATAAGGCGAGCACGCTCGGCTTCGGGCTGCCGACCTACCTGCTGTGCCTGGTGCCGGTGCTGCAACTCGTAATCATCCCCGCCGCCGTCGTCGGCGGCACGCTGCTGGCGCACCGGCAGCTCGACGGCACCGAGGGCACCGGGACGTCTCCCGAGCGACCTACAGTGCGGGAATGA
- a CDS encoding M20 family metallopeptidase, whose translation MTQPTTPDDSYLKSVAAATERAVATAAPIRSEHDGAPAAVRDRAERWLDEHAADLLGLSHDLHEHPEEGFAEHRSVAAVAGLLRAQGFDARVGVGELPTALLASTGSGGPHVAVLAEYDALPGVGHACGHNIICSAGVGGFLGAATAVGEVGGRLSLVGTPAEEGGGGKEILARAGIFDDVDAVVMLHPFSHDVATHPFLGRRQVDVTFHGIAAHASAQPFMGRNALDAVVATYQGVAALRQHMPSGDRVHGIITDGGQRPNVVPERAAAQFYVRSADPDSLRDLADRIDRIARGAAEMTGCGVELVWDRQYPYLPIRHNDALAARWAEHQARRGRTSLPRGVVPEYLTGSTDLGNLSYRMPAIHPMIGLDDAGLSLHTAGFATAARSEAGDRAVLDGATGLALTALDYLADERLRAAVHAEFEQAGGALDVPSFFD comes from the coding sequence ATGACGCAACCCACCACTCCCGACGACTCGTACCTGAAGTCCGTCGCCGCGGCGACCGAGCGGGCCGTGGCCACCGCGGCACCGATCCGCTCCGAGCACGACGGCGCGCCCGCCGCGGTGCGCGACCGGGCCGAGCGGTGGCTCGACGAGCACGCCGCGGACCTGCTGGGACTCAGCCACGACCTGCACGAGCACCCGGAGGAGGGCTTCGCCGAGCACCGCTCGGTCGCCGCCGTCGCCGGCCTGCTGCGCGCGCAGGGCTTCGACGCGCGGGTCGGGGTGGGCGAGCTGCCGACCGCGCTGCTGGCGAGCACCGGCAGCGGCGGCCCGCACGTGGCGGTGCTCGCCGAGTACGACGCGCTGCCCGGGGTGGGGCACGCGTGCGGGCACAACATCATCTGCTCCGCGGGCGTCGGCGGGTTCCTCGGCGCCGCCACCGCGGTCGGCGAGGTCGGCGGCAGGCTCAGCCTCGTCGGCACGCCTGCCGAGGAAGGCGGTGGCGGCAAGGAGATCCTGGCCCGCGCCGGGATCTTCGACGACGTGGACGCGGTGGTGATGCTGCACCCGTTCTCGCACGACGTGGCCACCCACCCGTTCCTCGGCCGCCGCCAGGTCGACGTGACCTTCCACGGCATCGCCGCGCACGCCTCGGCGCAGCCGTTCATGGGCCGCAACGCGCTCGACGCGGTGGTGGCGACCTACCAGGGCGTGGCGGCGCTGCGCCAGCACATGCCCTCCGGCGACCGGGTGCACGGCATCATCACCGACGGCGGGCAGCGGCCCAACGTGGTGCCGGAGCGCGCCGCCGCCCAGTTCTACGTGCGCTCCGCCGACCCCGACTCGCTGCGCGACCTCGCCGACCGCATCGACCGGATCGCGCGCGGTGCCGCCGAGATGACCGGCTGCGGCGTGGAACTCGTCTGGGACCGGCAGTACCCGTACCTGCCGATCCGGCACAACGACGCGCTCGCCGCCCGCTGGGCCGAGCACCAGGCCAGGCGTGGCCGCACCTCGCTGCCCCGCGGCGTGGTGCCCGAGTACCTCACCGGCTCCACCGACCTCGGCAACCTCAGCTACCGGATGCCCGCCATCCACCCGATGATCGGGCTCGACGACGCCGGACTGTCGCTGCACACCGCCGGATTCGCCACCGCCGCCCGGTCCGAGGCCGGGGACCGGGCCGTGCTGGACGGCGCGACCGGCCTCGCCCTCACCGCCCTCGACTACCTGGCCGACGAACGGCTGCGCGCCGCCGTGCACGCCGAGTTCGAGCAGGCCGGCGGAGCACTGGACGTGCCTTCTTTCTTCGATTGA
- a CDS encoding M50 family metallopeptidase: MDELVRSWSDELLDSGSALTLLLGLVALGLVLNRGSWRLLRNVVTIAHEGGHAVVALLSGRKLNGIRLHSDTSGLTLSTGRPTGPGMVFTLFAGYPAVSLLGLGGAALVSFDQERVALWAAVALLALMLLAIRNAYGVLSIVVTGGALFAVSWFATPQWQAACCVLFSWFLLFGGLRPIAELRGKRTRGRAPSSDADQLARLTRTPAGLWLGVWFLLGGAALVLGGRWLLLIPQL, encoded by the coding sequence GTGGACGAATTAGTCAGGTCGTGGAGCGACGAGCTGCTCGACTCCGGGTCGGCGCTGACCCTGCTGCTGGGCCTGGTCGCCCTCGGCCTCGTGCTCAACCGCGGCAGCTGGCGGCTGCTGCGCAACGTGGTGACCATCGCGCACGAAGGCGGGCACGCCGTGGTCGCGCTGCTCAGCGGCCGCAAGCTCAACGGCATCCGGCTGCACTCCGACACCTCCGGGCTCACCCTCTCCACCGGGCGTCCCACCGGGCCCGGCATGGTGTTCACCCTGTTCGCGGGCTACCCGGCGGTGTCCCTGCTCGGGCTCGGCGGGGCCGCGCTGGTGTCGTTCGACCAGGAGCGGGTCGCGCTGTGGGCGGCCGTGGCGCTGCTGGCGCTGATGCTGCTGGCCATCCGCAACGCCTACGGGGTGCTGTCCATCGTCGTCACCGGCGGCGCGCTGTTCGCGGTGTCCTGGTTCGCCACCCCGCAGTGGCAGGCCGCGTGCTGCGTGCTGTTCAGCTGGTTCCTGCTGTTCGGCGGGCTGCGGCCCATCGCGGAGCTGCGCGGCAAGCGCACCAGGGGGCGGGCGCCCAGCTCGGACGCCGACCAGCTCGCCCGGCTCACCCGGACCCCCGCCGGGCTCTGGCTGGGCGTCTGGTTCCTGCTCGGCGGGGCGGCGCTCGTGCTCGGTGGCCGCTGGCTGCTGCTCATCCCGCAGCTCTGA
- a CDS encoding oxidoreductase, producing MTTFEIPDVRPVHRIGYGAMQLAGPGVLGPPTDPARAEAVLRRAVELGVDHIDTADFYGPWTVNELIAKALRPYPDDLLLATKIGAYRDREGAWLPLSHPDALKSQVHDNLRRLGRDVLDLVYLRHVADRPGIELADQLGALVELRDQGLVRGIGLSHVTAEQFEQAQRLTSIAAVQNAYNLLDRGSADLLERTARLGVAFVPFFPLGSGFVADSGVRDDQVVRSIAQRRGARPAQVSLAWLLRRSPNVLAIPGTSSIEHLEINVSADRVDLSDEDVAELDALVAEGTAAEQAR from the coding sequence GTGACGACCTTCGAGATCCCCGACGTCCGCCCGGTCCACCGCATCGGGTACGGCGCGATGCAGCTCGCCGGGCCGGGCGTGCTCGGCCCGCCCACCGACCCGGCCCGCGCGGAAGCGGTGCTGCGCCGCGCGGTGGAGCTCGGGGTGGACCACATCGACACCGCCGACTTCTACGGCCCGTGGACGGTCAACGAGCTGATCGCGAAAGCGCTGCGGCCGTACCCGGACGACCTGCTGCTGGCCACCAAGATCGGGGCCTACCGGGACCGCGAAGGAGCCTGGCTGCCGCTGTCGCACCCGGACGCGCTGAAGTCCCAGGTGCACGACAACCTGCGCCGGCTGGGGCGGGACGTCCTCGACCTCGTCTACCTGCGCCACGTCGCCGACCGGCCGGGGATCGAGCTCGCCGACCAGCTCGGCGCCCTCGTGGAACTCCGCGACCAGGGCCTCGTGCGCGGCATCGGGCTGTCCCACGTGACCGCCGAGCAGTTCGAGCAGGCCCAGCGGCTGACCTCGATCGCCGCGGTGCAGAACGCCTACAACCTGCTGGACCGCGGCAGCGCCGACCTGCTGGAGCGCACCGCGCGGCTCGGCGTGGCGTTCGTGCCGTTCTTCCCGCTCGGCTCCGGGTTCGTCGCCGACAGCGGGGTGCGCGACGACCAGGTGGTGCGGTCGATCGCGCAGCGGCGCGGAGCCCGGCCCGCGCAGGTGTCGCTGGCCTGGTTGCTGCGCCGGTCCCCGAACGTGCTGGCGATCCCCGGGACCTCCTCGATCGAGCACCTGGAGATCAACGTTTCGGCCGATCGGGTGGACTTGTCGGACGAGGACGTGGCCGAGCTCGACGCGCTCGTGGCCGAGGGCACCGCCGCCGAGCAGGCCCGGTGA